Proteins from a single region of Nocardioides anomalus:
- a CDS encoding alpha/beta hydrolase — MTVHLSTLRTSSVLRAVGAAALAASLAGAVLAAPPGASARADVSPPSGEAPEPGAEVGSVPAVAWQGCRDSVPGAPKALQCATYQVPLDYRNPAAGTATIALDRLPATGPDRIGSLFLNPGGPGGSGVDFVAGVGGSPTFKALREHFDLVGFDPRGTNRSTPGIACEAPAKTVRRLDAAQGAPKVTRASVRRALRTGAAYAESCRSASGDLVDLTGTEYAVRDLDRLRAAVGDPKLSYLGFSYGTFLGTVYADLYPSRVRAVTLDGSVDPQQYGDDFLALLKLNAKASERSTDAFLAWCSRRAQACGFGAGDAEGAVDALIRRLDRKPLVSGQGKRRAVTNGYTVAELLYLQTGSGRGAWKDTGQLLAGIAAGRQTISNADLIGAGGATNIAIECTDSAGGVAPAGFKAYADKIERIAPRLGPALVLGPPIYDGANGATCARWPNLDPPSDWRGDDHAQGSAPILVVGSQGDPSTPYPGAVALADTLDNAVLLTEKSGPSSTHTSYFYNACIRRHVDAYLVGLGLPAEGTTCREEQ; from the coding sequence GTGACGGTCCACCTCTCCACCCTCCGCACCTCGTCCGTCCTCCGCGCCGTCGGCGCGGCCGCCCTCGCGGCGTCCCTCGCGGGCGCCGTGCTGGCCGCGCCGCCCGGCGCCTCGGCGCGCGCCGACGTCTCGCCGCCGTCGGGGGAGGCGCCCGAGCCGGGGGCGGAGGTCGGGTCGGTGCCGGCAGTGGCGTGGCAGGGGTGTCGCGACTCGGTGCCGGGGGCGCCGAAGGCGCTGCAGTGCGCGACCTACCAGGTGCCGCTGGACTACCGGAACCCGGCGGCGGGCACGGCCACCATCGCACTCGACCGGCTGCCGGCCACGGGGCCGGACCGGATCGGGTCGCTCTTCCTCAACCCGGGTGGTCCGGGCGGGTCGGGCGTCGACTTCGTGGCCGGGGTGGGCGGGTCGCCGACCTTCAAGGCGCTGCGCGAGCACTTCGACCTCGTCGGGTTCGACCCGCGCGGGACCAACCGCAGCACGCCGGGCATCGCCTGCGAGGCGCCGGCCAAGACCGTGCGCCGCCTCGACGCGGCCCAGGGCGCGCCGAAGGTGACCCGGGCCTCGGTGCGCCGAGCGTTGCGCACCGGTGCGGCGTACGCCGAGAGCTGTCGCTCCGCGAGCGGCGACCTGGTGGACCTCACCGGCACGGAGTACGCCGTGCGCGACCTCGACCGGCTGCGCGCCGCGGTGGGCGATCCCAAGCTGAGCTACCTCGGCTTCTCCTACGGCACGTTCCTGGGCACGGTCTACGCCGACCTCTACCCCTCCCGGGTGCGCGCGGTGACGCTGGACGGCTCGGTCGACCCCCAGCAGTACGGCGACGACTTCCTCGCGCTGCTCAAGCTCAACGCGAAGGCCAGCGAGCGCTCCACCGACGCGTTCCTGGCCTGGTGCTCCCGGCGGGCGCAGGCGTGCGGGTTCGGCGCCGGTGACGCCGAGGGGGCGGTCGACGCCCTCATCCGCCGCCTCGACCGCAAGCCCCTGGTGAGCGGCCAGGGCAAGCGGCGGGCCGTGACCAACGGCTACACGGTGGCCGAGCTGCTCTACCTCCAGACCGGCAGCGGTCGCGGCGCCTGGAAGGACACCGGTCAGCTGCTGGCCGGCATCGCCGCGGGCCGACAGACGATCAGCAACGCCGACCTCATCGGTGCCGGCGGCGCGACCAACATCGCCATCGAGTGCACCGACTCCGCCGGCGGGGTGGCGCCGGCCGGCTTCAAGGCCTACGCCGACAAGATCGAGCGCATCGCCCCGCGCCTCGGCCCCGCGCTGGTCCTCGGGCCGCCGATCTACGACGGCGCCAACGGCGCCACCTGCGCCCGCTGGCCGAACCTCGACCCGCCCAGCGACTGGCGCGGCGACGACCACGCCCAGGGCTCGGCGCCGATCCTGGTCGTGGGCTCGCAGGGTGACCCCTCCACGCCGTACCCGGGTGCGGTCGCGCTGGCCGACACACTGGACAACGCGGTGCTGCTCACGGAGAAGAGCGGCCCGAGCTCCACGCACACGTCGTACTTCTACAACGCCTGCATCCGCCGCCACGTCGACGCCTACCTGGTCGGCCTGGGGCTGCCGGCCGAGGGCACGACGTGCCGCGAGGAGCAGTAG
- a CDS encoding Ig-like domain-containing protein yields the protein MRPLLTRPAVGLGSLALAASVLLVAADPAHAAPADTTLTVSVVDQYGRPTAGVVTTFGQDGTPYVETPLAVRTDHVFSVPSGAGYSFSSVTPWSGSDCLGIANCPAAGQPSGFTPVVTVPVDTPTAYTIHVTVPTITGSTAVGSPLSIQIPESLQRFNAAFPTAPPPFTGLSTTNPTQWKRGAAAIPGATTNPTYTTVAADAGQPVAAVLSPSAAQSAIFSAAAAGYTVPPFTTNAVAVDPGSAQTKTKVKLAQHVRVGQKVTMTIKVKATGGSTPDGKVTVRIGTFKAAKKLDEDGEALINLPRLEAGTYKVLAKYSGSEGFEKSKARKITLTVKK from the coding sequence GTGCGCCCTCTGCTCACCCGACCCGCGGTCGGCCTCGGGAGCCTGGCCCTGGCGGCGTCCGTGCTGCTCGTCGCGGCCGACCCCGCCCACGCCGCTCCCGCCGACACGACGTTGACGGTCTCCGTCGTCGACCAGTACGGCCGTCCCACGGCCGGGGTCGTGACGACCTTCGGGCAGGACGGCACGCCTTACGTCGAGACTCCACTCGCGGTCAGGACGGACCACGTCTTCTCGGTCCCCAGCGGCGCCGGCTACTCGTTCTCGTCGGTCACGCCGTGGTCGGGCTCGGACTGCCTCGGCATCGCCAACTGCCCGGCCGCGGGCCAGCCGTCGGGGTTCACGCCGGTGGTGACCGTGCCGGTCGACACGCCCACGGCGTACACGATCCACGTCACCGTCCCGACGATCACCGGCTCCACCGCCGTCGGCTCACCGCTGTCCATCCAGATCCCCGAGAGCCTGCAGCGGTTCAACGCGGCCTTCCCCACGGCCCCGCCACCGTTCACCGGCCTGTCCACGACGAACCCGACGCAGTGGAAGCGCGGTGCCGCGGCCATCCCCGGCGCCACGACCAACCCGACCTACACGACCGTGGCTGCCGACGCCGGGCAGCCGGTCGCCGCCGTGCTCAGCCCGTCGGCCGCGCAGTCCGCGATCTTCAGTGCCGCCGCCGCCGGCTACACCGTGCCGCCGTTCACCACGAACGCCGTCGCCGTGGACCCGGGGTCCGCCCAGACCAAGACCAAGGTCAAGCTGGCCCAGCACGTGCGGGTCGGGCAGAAGGTCACGATGACGATCAAGGTCAAGGCCACCGGAGGTTCGACGCCGGACGGCAAGGTGACCGTGCGCATCGGCACGTTCAAGGCCGCCAAGAAGCTCGACGAGGACGGCGAGGCGCTGATCAACCTGCCGCGCCTCGAGGCGGGGACCTACAAGGTCCTGGCGAAGTACTCCGGCTCGGAGGGCTTCGAGAAGTCCAAGGCCAGGAAGATCACCCTCACCGTGAAGAAGTAG
- a CDS encoding Na+/H+ antiporter codes for MLGLEIVVLLGVALVACGAAARRYPIAPAILLVLVGVLVGFVPRLQDAQLPPEVVLLLFLPALLYWESLTTSLREIRNNLRVVVLSSTVLVFVTAAAVAVVAHWVGLGWGPAWVMGAALAPTDATAVGVLARDLPRRTVTVLRAESLVNDGTALVLYGLAVGVTVGEEHLTGLHVSWLLVLSYGGGVLAGGVIGLVSWQLRSRMDDPMLEGIAMLVTPFAAFLLADSIEASGVLAVVSCGLFMSQVTPRITAAATRQLIMPFWALSTTVLSSSLFVLVGLSAQAAFRDLSSTSMLKALVDTVIVTAVVIGVRWAWLYTTPYLIRMVDRRPQQRERRVGARQRTVNALVGFRGAVSLAAVLAVPETLDSGAPFPDRDLIVLITCGVILLTLLQALFLPAVVRFARLPPDTSVAEEEQLAECYTLEAAIGALDETAAELGSGERVVERVRHELEKQHALLRAGGDDGDPVVVHDDQYTSLSLALIARRREALLELRDAQRIDDIVLRRVESRLDIEEVRFSRGSPTE; via the coding sequence GTGCTGGGCCTGGAGATCGTCGTCCTGCTCGGGGTCGCGCTGGTGGCCTGCGGAGCGGCGGCGCGGCGCTACCCGATCGCGCCGGCGATCCTGCTGGTGCTGGTCGGGGTGCTGGTGGGGTTCGTGCCCCGGCTGCAGGACGCCCAGCTGCCGCCCGAGGTGGTGCTGCTGCTGTTCCTGCCGGCGCTGCTGTACTGGGAGAGCCTGACCACCTCGCTGCGCGAGATCCGCAACAACCTGCGGGTGGTGGTGCTCAGCAGCACGGTGCTGGTCTTCGTCACGGCGGCGGCCGTGGCCGTGGTGGCGCACTGGGTCGGGCTGGGCTGGGGTCCGGCGTGGGTGATGGGCGCGGCGCTGGCGCCGACCGACGCCACCGCCGTGGGCGTGCTCGCGCGCGACCTGCCGCGGCGCACGGTGACGGTGCTGCGCGCCGAGAGCCTGGTCAACGACGGCACGGCGCTGGTGCTCTACGGCCTGGCCGTGGGCGTCACGGTGGGCGAGGAGCACCTCACCGGGCTGCACGTCAGCTGGCTGCTCGTGCTGTCGTACGGCGGGGGCGTGCTGGCCGGCGGCGTCATCGGCCTGGTCAGCTGGCAGCTGCGCAGCCGCATGGACGACCCGATGCTCGAGGGGATCGCCATGCTGGTGACGCCGTTCGCGGCGTTCCTGCTGGCCGACTCCATCGAGGCCTCCGGCGTGCTGGCCGTGGTCTCGTGCGGGCTGTTCATGAGCCAGGTGACGCCGCGCATCACCGCGGCCGCGACCCGGCAGCTGATCATGCCGTTCTGGGCGCTCTCGACGACGGTCCTGAGCAGCTCGCTGTTCGTGCTCGTCGGGCTGTCCGCGCAGGCCGCGTTCCGGGACCTGAGCAGCACCTCGATGCTCAAGGCGCTGGTCGACACGGTGATCGTGACCGCGGTGGTGATCGGCGTGCGCTGGGCGTGGCTCTACACCACGCCGTACCTCATCCGGATGGTCGACCGGCGCCCCCAGCAGCGCGAACGGCGGGTGGGCGCGCGCCAGCGGACGGTGAACGCCCTGGTCGGATTCCGCGGCGCGGTGTCGCTGGCCGCCGTGCTCGCGGTGCCCGAGACCCTGGACTCCGGCGCACCCTTCCCCGACCGCGACCTCATCGTGCTCATCACCTGCGGCGTGATCCTGCTGACCCTGCTGCAGGCGCTGTTCCTGCCGGCGGTGGTCCGGTTCGCGCGACTGCCCCCGGACACCTCGGTGGCCGAGGAGGAGCAGCTGGCCGAGTGCTACACGCTCGAGGCCGCCATCGGCGCACTCGACGAGACCGCGGCCGAGCTGGGCAGCGGGGAGCGGGTCGTCGAGCGGGTGCGCCACGAGCTGGAGAAGCAGCACGCCCTGCTGCGGGCCGGCGGCGACGACGGCGACCCGGTGGTCGTGCACGACGACCAGTACACGAGCCTCTCCCTCGCCCTCATCGCCCGCCGCCGCGAGGCGCTGCTCGAGCTGCGCGACGCCCAGCGCATCGACGACATCGTGCTGCGCCGCGTCGAGTCCCGCCTGGACATCGAGGAGGTCCGCTTCTCCCGCGGCAGCCCGACCGAGTGA
- a CDS encoding DNA glycosylase AlkZ-like family protein, whose protein sequence is MSAPEVSWPQALAWRLDRHLLSPVGGAGIGEVVRRLGAVLSTDAASAELAVRTRMRDSTPGDLARAHAAGEVIEVFAFRGAVHHLSPVDGADLLALRCAGRQWERASWVEHYRLSARDWPAFRAAVREALDDGPLTLAELGAAITARPAYRHLAPVFADGAGTLVKPLTWQGDVEFGPPRDGRASFRRLDANPHWPGLPDLEEAGPRAVLAYVRAYGPTTREHVQYWLGAGLSAGRRRLDRWLDALPLARVDVDGTQALVAADDLDDLRRAEPSEAVVLLPGHDAWVMGPGTKDTAVTPPGLREAVTRKAHLVVAGGVVRGTWTTRKHALAVTWLDDTAPVPRASLAEAAERAAGLLGVADLDLP, encoded by the coding sequence ATGAGCGCACCCGAGGTGAGCTGGCCGCAGGCGCTGGCCTGGCGGCTGGACCGCCACCTGCTGAGCCCGGTCGGCGGGGCGGGGATCGGCGAGGTCGTGCGGCGACTCGGCGCGGTGCTGTCCACGGACGCGGCATCGGCCGAGCTGGCAGTGCGGACCCGGATGCGCGACTCCACGCCGGGCGACCTGGCCCGCGCGCACGCGGCGGGTGAGGTGATCGAGGTCTTCGCGTTCCGCGGCGCGGTGCACCACCTGTCGCCGGTGGACGGCGCGGACCTGCTGGCCCTGCGGTGCGCGGGCCGGCAGTGGGAGCGGGCGAGCTGGGTGGAGCACTACCGCCTGTCGGCGCGGGACTGGCCAGCCTTCCGGGCGGCGGTGCGCGAGGCGCTCGACGACGGGCCGCTCACCCTGGCCGAGCTGGGCGCGGCGATCACCGCCCGGCCGGCGTACCGCCACCTGGCGCCGGTCTTCGCCGACGGCGCCGGCACGCTCGTCAAGCCGCTGACCTGGCAGGGCGACGTGGAGTTCGGGCCGCCACGCGACGGGCGGGCGAGTTTCCGCAGGCTCGACGCCAACCCGCACTGGCCCGGTCTGCCGGACCTCGAGGAGGCGGGGCCGCGGGCGGTCCTGGCCTACGTGCGCGCCTACGGGCCGACCACGCGCGAGCACGTGCAGTACTGGCTCGGCGCCGGCCTCAGCGCGGGACGGCGGCGGCTCGACCGCTGGCTCGACGCGCTGCCGCTGGCGCGCGTGGACGTGGACGGGACGCAGGCCCTGGTGGCGGCGGACGACCTCGACGACCTGCGCCGGGCCGAGCCGTCGGAGGCGGTCGTGCTGCTGCCGGGCCACGACGCGTGGGTGATGGGGCCGGGCACCAAGGACACCGCGGTCACGCCTCCCGGGCTGCGGGAGGCGGTGACCCGCAAGGCCCACCTCGTGGTCGCCGGCGGCGTCGTGCGGGGCACGTGGACGACGCGGAAGCACGCGCTCGCCGTCACCTGGCTCGACGACACCGCGCCGGTCCCGCGCGCCTCGCTGGCGGAGGCGGCCGAGCGGGCGGCCGGGCTGCTCGGCGTAGCGGACCTCGATCTCCCCTGA
- a CDS encoding SCO6745 family protein translates to MPHRPHRSPVARRLFALTEPICLVAFFSEEPNEEMAALGFRGYWDGYFAGRAAPMGHAGAEVVDAAFYSFGPGEVARHIPKVWATTTPEEARAARERGCVRALRTILGPLADSPELARAADLLARAATTAPSEGRAVYAGLRALPVPSDPLTRLWFAADTLREHRGDGHVAALLAERVGRTEAHVLSAVDMGIHPPESFGRIHHLPAGYLADVMAGLRERGLLDTDDRFTEAGRATKDRVEALTDALAEAAYDALSDAELDELVEALGPIAERLGETGSDSSRA, encoded by the coding sequence ATGCCGCACCGCCCGCACCGCTCGCCTGTCGCCCGCCGCCTCTTCGCGCTGACCGAGCCGATCTGCCTGGTCGCCTTCTTCTCCGAGGAGCCGAACGAGGAGATGGCCGCCCTCGGCTTCCGCGGCTACTGGGACGGCTACTTCGCCGGCCGCGCTGCGCCGATGGGTCACGCCGGCGCCGAGGTCGTCGACGCCGCGTTCTACAGCTTCGGCCCCGGCGAGGTGGCCCGGCACATCCCGAAGGTGTGGGCGACCACGACCCCAGAGGAGGCGCGGGCCGCCCGCGAGCGGGGCTGCGTCCGCGCGCTGCGCACCATCCTCGGCCCGCTGGCCGACAGCCCGGAGCTGGCCCGCGCCGCGGACCTCCTGGCCCGCGCCGCGACCACCGCACCGTCCGAGGGCCGCGCGGTGTACGCCGGGCTGCGCGCGCTCCCGGTGCCCTCAGATCCGCTCACCCGCCTGTGGTTCGCCGCCGACACCCTGCGCGAGCACCGCGGCGACGGCCACGTCGCCGCCCTGCTCGCCGAGCGCGTCGGCCGCACCGAGGCCCACGTGCTCAGCGCCGTCGACATGGGCATCCACCCGCCCGAGTCGTTCGGGCGCATCCACCACCTGCCGGCCGGCTACCTCGCCGACGTGATGGCCGGACTGCGCGAGCGCGGTCTGCTCGACACCGACGACCGGTTCACCGAGGCGGGTCGCGCGACCAAGGACCGGGTCGAGGCCCTGACCGACGCGCTGGCCGAGGCGGCGTACGACGCGCTGAGCGACGCCGAGCTCGACGAGCTGGTGGAGGCCCTCGGGCCGATCGCTGAACGGCTGGGCGAGACCGGCTCGGACTCCTCGCGCGCCTGA
- a CDS encoding TetR/AcrR family transcriptional regulator translates to MTEPTAPPRRGRPGHDRGAVLAAAVALFIRKGYDATSIDDIARSLGVTKSAVYHHVSSKEQLLADALDEALDELDATVDAATEADGPAVERLRTAVERSVEVLVAHQSAVTLLLRVHGNSDTEVAALRRRRRIDRALAGLVREAVDEGALRADLDPDVVSRLLFGMVNSLVEWYRAGGPVTSEELARSVAGLAFDGLRG, encoded by the coding sequence GTGACCGAGCCGACCGCGCCGCCGCGACGGGGGCGGCCCGGGCACGACCGCGGGGCGGTGCTGGCCGCGGCGGTGGCGCTGTTCATCCGCAAGGGGTACGACGCCACGAGCATCGACGACATCGCGCGGTCGCTCGGGGTCACCAAGTCGGCGGTCTACCACCACGTCAGCAGCAAGGAGCAGCTGCTGGCCGACGCCCTGGACGAGGCGCTGGACGAGCTCGACGCGACGGTCGACGCGGCGACCGAGGCGGACGGACCGGCGGTCGAGCGGCTGCGCACGGCGGTCGAGCGCAGCGTCGAGGTGCTCGTCGCGCACCAGTCCGCGGTGACGCTGCTGCTGCGGGTGCACGGCAACAGCGACACGGAGGTCGCGGCCCTGCGGCGCCGCCGGCGCATCGACCGCGCGCTGGCCGGCCTGGTGCGCGAGGCGGTGGACGAGGGCGCGCTGCGGGCCGACCTCGACCCCGACGTGGTGAGCCGGCTGCTGTTCGGGATGGTGAACTCGCTGGTCGAGTGGTACCGCGCCGGCGGCCCGGTGACCAGCGAGGAGCTGGCCCGCTCGGTGGCGGGGCTGGCCTTCGACGGGCTCCGGGGCTAG
- the paaI gene encoding hydroxyphenylacetyl-CoA thioesterase PaaI — protein MSGASSDPLDTARQMWADDPASRAMGMELLDLSPGGAVVAMTVREDMVNGYGMAHGGLVATLADSAFALACNSRGARTVAAGFDVSFLEAGRLGDRLVATARETALRGRSGIYDVTVVREGGEVVAEFRGRSRTLAR, from the coding sequence ATGAGCGGGGCGAGCAGCGATCCCCTCGACACCGCCCGGCAGATGTGGGCCGACGACCCCGCCTCCCGGGCGATGGGCATGGAGCTGCTCGACCTCTCCCCCGGCGGGGCGGTGGTGGCCATGACGGTGCGTGAGGACATGGTCAACGGCTACGGCATGGCGCACGGCGGGCTCGTCGCGACGCTGGCCGACAGCGCCTTCGCGCTGGCCTGCAACTCCCGCGGCGCGCGGACCGTGGCCGCCGGCTTCGACGTCAGCTTCCTCGAGGCCGGCCGGCTCGGCGACCGGCTCGTGGCCACCGCCCGCGAGACGGCGCTGCGCGGGCGCTCCGGGATCTACGACGTGACAGTCGTCCGGGAGGGTGGCGAGGTCGTGGCCGAGTTCCGCGGCCGCAGCCGCACGCTGGCCCGCTAG
- the paaE gene encoding 1,2-phenylacetyl-CoA epoxidase subunit PaaE: MASAAFHALRVADVEELTDDAVAVTFDVPADLSAEFAFVPGQSLTLRRVVDGVEQRRQYSIAAPAGDRPRVGVREIPDGLFSRWLVRDLRPGDEVEVLAPSGRFCPDPAMLEGGRHLCIAAGSGITPMLSVAWTVLESGGEVALLYGNRTSGSVMFAEELADLKNVHGAQLQLVHVLSREPRDVELFSGRLDAERLRRLLTTVAPASRFDHVWLCGPHAMLLDAQEVLAELGTPRERVHLELFYVDEPPPELHRTEAEATGETTQVTLVLDGLETTAPLPRDQSVLDGAAAVRSDLPFACKGGVCGTCRARVTAGEVDMRRNYALEPAEVEAGFVLTCQSYPLGDAVTVDFDA; the protein is encoded by the coding sequence ATGGCGAGCGCCGCCTTCCACGCGCTGCGGGTCGCCGACGTCGAGGAGCTCACCGACGACGCGGTGGCCGTGACCTTCGACGTGCCCGCCGACCTGAGCGCGGAGTTCGCCTTCGTCCCCGGCCAGTCGCTGACCCTGCGCCGGGTGGTGGACGGCGTGGAGCAGCGTCGGCAGTACTCCATCGCCGCCCCCGCCGGCGACCGGCCGCGCGTCGGCGTCCGCGAGATCCCCGACGGGCTGTTCTCCCGGTGGCTGGTGCGCGACCTGCGACCCGGCGACGAGGTCGAGGTGCTGGCGCCGAGCGGGCGGTTCTGCCCCGACCCGGCCATGCTCGAGGGCGGGCGGCACCTGTGCATCGCGGCCGGCTCCGGCATCACCCCGATGCTCTCGGTCGCCTGGACCGTCCTGGAGAGTGGCGGCGAGGTCGCGCTGCTCTACGGCAACCGCACCTCGGGCTCGGTGATGTTCGCCGAGGAGCTCGCCGACCTCAAGAACGTCCACGGCGCCCAGCTCCAGCTCGTCCACGTGCTCTCCCGCGAGCCCCGCGACGTCGAGCTCTTCTCCGGACGCCTCGACGCCGAGCGGCTGCGCCGCCTGCTCACCACGGTGGCGCCCGCGAGCCGCTTCGACCACGTGTGGCTGTGCGGGCCGCACGCGATGCTGCTCGACGCCCAGGAGGTGCTGGCCGAGCTCGGCACACCGCGCGAGCGCGTGCACCTCGAGCTGTTCTACGTCGACGAGCCGCCGCCCGAGCTGCACCGCACCGAGGCCGAGGCCACCGGCGAGACCACCCAGGTCACCCTGGTGCTCGACGGCCTCGAGACCACCGCGCCGCTGCCCCGCGACCAGAGCGTGCTGGACGGCGCGGCCGCGGTGCGCTCCGACCTGCCCTTCGCCTGCAAGGGCGGCGTCTGCGGCACCTGCCGGGCCAGGGTCACCGCGGGCGAGGTCGACATGCGCCGCAACTACGCGCTCGAGCCGGCCGAGGTCGAGGCCGGCTTCGTGCTGACCTGCCAGTCCTACCCGCTCGGCGACGCCGTCACCGTCGACTTCGACGCATGA
- the paaD gene encoding 1,2-phenylacetyl-CoA epoxidase subunit PaaD has product MSARSIAAEVRDPEMPMLTLEDLGVLREVEADGRTVTVTITPTYSGCPAMATMRDDLVHRLADAGYDARVRVSLTPAWSTDWISERGRQALREHGLSAPGPAPSHDGPIPLTLLPTARAVTCPQCGSPRTELTSEFGATACKALYRCTDCLEPFEHVKEI; this is encoded by the coding sequence GTGAGCGCGCGCTCGATCGCGGCCGAGGTCCGCGACCCCGAGATGCCGATGCTGACCCTCGAGGACCTCGGCGTGCTGCGCGAGGTGGAGGCGGACGGCCGCACGGTCACGGTGACCATCACCCCGACGTACTCCGGCTGCCCGGCCATGGCCACCATGCGCGACGACCTGGTGCACCGGCTGGCCGACGCGGGGTACGACGCGCGCGTGCGCGTCTCGCTCACGCCCGCCTGGTCGACCGACTGGATCAGTGAGCGCGGCCGCCAGGCCCTACGCGAGCACGGCCTCTCCGCGCCCGGCCCCGCGCCGAGCCACGACGGCCCGATCCCGCTCACCCTGCTGCCCACCGCCCGCGCGGTGACGTGCCCGCAGTGCGGGTCGCCGCGCACCGAGCTGACCTCGGAGTTCGGCGCGACCGCGTGCAAGGCGCTCTACCGCTGCACCGACTGCCTCGAGCCGTTCGAGCACGTGAAGGAGATCTGA
- the paaC gene encoding 1,2-phenylacetyl-CoA epoxidase subunit PaaC, with protein MTDPAIDHDNSYAELLGSDDSQWAFGHDFEDPLAGVDTSVPEGLDAGELAQECLRLGDDALVLSHRLSQWCSHAPDLELDIALANIALDLLGQARLLLARAAAADPSVVPVLPEGSPVPAEDALAYFREAAAFRCSRLVELENGDFAQTTARLLLVASARLAEFERLREHADPVLVAIAAKGVKELTYHRDFAAQWFVTLAQGTAESRRRLEAGLAAVWPYREAVEPAVTQVLTVAEVDEPTAGRSVSRGHTEALSRLLAEMQVVARAHPRGQW; from the coding sequence ATGACCGACCCCGCGATCGACCACGACAACTCCTACGCCGAACTGCTGGGCAGCGACGACTCCCAGTGGGCCTTCGGCCACGACTTCGAGGACCCGCTGGCCGGCGTCGACACCAGCGTGCCCGAGGGTCTGGACGCCGGCGAGCTGGCCCAGGAGTGCCTGCGCCTCGGCGACGACGCGCTGGTCCTGAGCCACCGGCTGAGCCAGTGGTGCAGCCACGCCCCCGACCTCGAGCTCGACATCGCGCTGGCCAACATCGCGCTCGACCTGCTCGGTCAGGCCCGGCTGCTGCTGGCCCGCGCGGCCGCGGCCGACCCGTCCGTCGTGCCGGTCCTGCCCGAGGGCAGCCCGGTGCCGGCCGAGGACGCGCTGGCCTACTTCCGCGAGGCGGCGGCGTTCCGCTGCAGCAGGCTGGTCGAGCTGGAGAACGGCGACTTCGCCCAGACCACCGCGCGACTGCTGCTCGTGGCCAGCGCCCGGCTGGCGGAGTTCGAGCGGCTGCGCGAGCACGCCGACCCGGTCCTGGTCGCCATCGCGGCGAAGGGCGTCAAGGAGCTCACCTACCACCGCGACTTCGCCGCCCAGTGGTTCGTCACCCTGGCCCAGGGCACCGCCGAGTCCCGACGCCGGCTCGAGGCCGGGCTGGCCGCGGTGTGGCCCTACCGCGAGGCGGTCGAGCCGGCCGTCACCCAGGTGCTGACCGTGGCCGAGGTCGACGAGCCGACCGCCGGCCGCTCGGTCTCGCGCGGCCACACCGAGGCGCTGTCGAGGCTGCTGGCCGAGATGCAGGTCGTCGCCCGTGCCCACCCCCGGGGCCAGTGGTGA
- the paaB gene encoding 1,2-phenylacetyl-CoA epoxidase subunit PaaB, whose protein sequence is MTEFTAGGGHGAVPLQGVPTGAADVPAEREWPLYEVFVRGKRGLNHVHVGSLHAADDAMALRNARDVYTRRNEGVSIWVVQATAITASSPDEKDPLFAPAGDKVYRHPTFYSIPDDVPHM, encoded by the coding sequence ATGACCGAGTTCACAGCCGGGGGCGGCCACGGCGCCGTACCCCTCCAGGGCGTGCCCACCGGCGCGGCCGACGTGCCGGCCGAGCGCGAGTGGCCGCTCTACGAGGTCTTCGTGCGCGGCAAGCGAGGGCTCAACCACGTGCACGTCGGCTCCCTGCACGCCGCCGACGACGCGATGGCGCTGCGCAATGCCCGCGACGTCTACACCCGGCGCAACGAGGGCGTCTCGATCTGGGTCGTCCAGGCCACCGCCATCACCGCGTCGAGCCCGGACGAGAAGGACCCGCTCTTCGCGCCGGCGGGCGACAAGGTCTACCGCCACCCGACCTTCTACTCCATCCCCGACGACGTCCCGCACATGTGA